The following coding sequences are from one Maledivibacter sp. window:
- a CDS encoding homocysteine S-methyltransferase family protein, which produces MDIQKLLSSNFLLFDGAMGTMLQQKGLKGGQLPEVYNIQHPEIIYDIHKEYLEAGADIITTNTFGANRLKLKDSSYCVDEIIKEAVTIARRASKDKLVALDMGPIGHMMEPIGTLSFNDAYDIFKEQVIAGENAGADIVLIETISDLYEAKAAVLAAKENSSLPILCTMTFQENKRTLTGTDPITMIQVLEGLGVDVLGVNCSLGPKQLKPIIHEILEVATIPLMVQPNAGLPRIRNGETVYDLTPEEFAKEINYMAKKGVAVLGGCCGTNPDFIKAVKESLKGLKPRKSENKKLSTACSSTKTVILGESVKIIGERINPSGKKKLKEALKNNNIDYIISEAIVQKETGADILDVNLGLPEIDENRMMKRVIMELQGIMDLPLQIDSMRADVIEEAVRIYNGKPIINSVNGKESSMKKIFPIVKKYGTCVIGLTLDEEGLPKTAEKRLEIAEKIIKTAKKYGIPEENILIDCLVLTASAAQGAVMETLKAIPMIKSKYNVKTALGASNVSFGLPNRRVMNATYLALALGHGLDAPITDSTSEILMDTIRSFKVLANQDKECKEYIDFYSKAPKEEKRGKVKVDKDLKQIIIDGMRDEAHIKTKEFLKSKEPMEIVDTYLIPALDIVGEKYERGEIFLPQLIRSAETVKIAFEAIKDRLISEGKNNISKGRIILATVKGDIHDIGKNIVKILLENYGFNVIDLGKDVPIEDIVNTAKEEDIKLVGLSALMTTTVQNMEETIKEIQKNKPECSIMVGGAVLNKEYAEMIGAHYYGKDAREAVNIAKKFFGV; this is translated from the coding sequence GTGGATATTCAAAAACTACTAAGCAGTAATTTTCTATTATTTGATGGGGCTATGGGAACTATGCTACAGCAAAAAGGGCTAAAGGGAGGTCAGCTACCGGAGGTCTATAATATCCAACATCCAGAAATTATATATGATATCCATAAAGAGTACTTAGAAGCGGGAGCAGATATAATAACTACTAATACCTTTGGGGCAAATAGGTTAAAGTTAAAGGACTCATCCTACTGTGTGGATGAAATAATTAAGGAAGCCGTCACCATAGCTAGAAGGGCATCAAAGGATAAATTAGTTGCCCTAGATATGGGACCCATAGGACATATGATGGAGCCTATAGGAACCTTAAGCTTTAATGACGCCTATGATATCTTTAAGGAACAAGTGATAGCCGGTGAAAATGCAGGGGCAGATATTGTCTTGATAGAAACAATTTCTGATTTATATGAAGCAAAGGCCGCTGTTTTGGCAGCTAAAGAAAACAGTAGTTTGCCTATCCTCTGCACTATGACCTTTCAGGAAAATAAGCGGACCCTTACTGGAACCGATCCAATAACTATGATTCAAGTTTTAGAAGGACTTGGAGTAGATGTATTGGGAGTGAATTGCTCTCTAGGGCCAAAACAGCTAAAGCCAATAATCCATGAAATTCTTGAAGTGGCTACTATACCCCTAATGGTGCAGCCAAATGCAGGGCTTCCTAGGATAAGGAATGGGGAAACGGTTTATGATTTAACTCCAGAGGAATTCGCCAAGGAGATAAATTACATGGCTAAAAAGGGCGTAGCTGTATTGGGTGGGTGCTGCGGCACAAATCCAGATTTCATAAAGGCTGTTAAAGAAAGTCTAAAGGGCTTGAAGCCTAGAAAATCAGAAAATAAGAAACTAAGTACTGCATGCTCTTCTACTAAGACAGTTATACTGGGAGAAAGTGTAAAAATTATTGGAGAGCGAATAAATCCATCGGGTAAGAAAAAGTTAAAGGAAGCTTTGAAAAATAATAATATCGATTATATAATATCTGAGGCCATTGTTCAAAAAGAAACTGGGGCCGATATACTTGACGTAAACTTAGGACTTCCAGAAATAGATGAAAATAGGATGATGAAAAGGGTAATTATGGAGCTTCAAGGTATAATGGATTTACCTCTTCAAATAGATAGCATGAGGGCAGATGTCATTGAAGAAGCAGTAAGAATTTATAATGGGAAGCCTATAATAAACTCAGTTAATGGTAAGGAATCAAGTATGAAAAAAATATTTCCCATAGTAAAAAAATATGGGACTTGTGTTATAGGCTTGACTTTAGATGAAGAAGGATTGCCCAAGACTGCGGAAAAAAGATTAGAAATAGCTGAAAAGATAATTAAGACTGCAAAAAAATATGGAATACCAGAGGAAAATATTTTGATAGACTGTCTTGTACTTACGGCTTCCGCGGCTCAGGGGGCTGTAATGGAGACCCTAAAGGCTATACCAATGATTAAATCAAAATACAATGTAAAAACTGCCCTTGGAGCCAGTAATGTATCCTTTGGACTTCCAAACAGAAGGGTTATGAATGCCACATACCTTGCATTAGCATTGGGGCATGGATTAGATGCACCTATTACTGATTCTACATCAGAAATACTTATGGATACCATAAGATCATTTAAGGTGCTTGCTAATCAGGATAAGGAATGCAAGGAGTATATAGATTTCTATAGTAAGGCTCCAAAAGAGGAAAAAAGAGGCAAAGTAAAAGTAGATAAAGACTTAAAACAAATAATAATAGATGGTATGAGGGATGAAGCCCATATCAAGACGAAGGAGTTTTTAAAGAGTAAGGAGCCAATGGAAATAGTGGATACCTATTTGATTCCTGCCCTAGATATTGTTGGAGAGAAGTATGAAAGGGGAGAAATATTTCTTCCTCAGCTTATAAGAAGTGCAGAAACTGTGAAAATTGCCTTTGAAGCTATAAAAGATAGATTAATATCGGAAGGAAAAAATAATATATCTAAGGGAAGAATAATACTTGCTACGGTTAAAGGAGATATACATGATATAGGTAAGAATATTGTTAAGATACTCCTTGAAAACTATGGATTTAATGTTATAGACCTGGGAAAGGATGTACCCATAGAAGATATAGTAAATACGGCTAAAGAGGAGGATATAAAGCTTGTTGGGCTTAGTGCCCTAATGACTACCACGGTTCAAAACATGGAGGAAACAATAAAGGAGATACAAAAAAACAAGCCTGAATGTTCTATTATGGTAGGAGGCGCAGTTCTAAATAAGGAATACGCTGAAATGATAGGAGCCCATTACTACGGTAAGGATGCTAGAGAGGCTGTGAATATAGCCAAGAAGTTTTTTGGAGTTTAA
- a CDS encoding methionine synthase — translation MKKPLDYSMINKKHIDLVIHKNEILRYLGYSSKNVDEVTNSIIDTCTHEILDLIKTNFVYNIYEIKRGCNDISLQNSNLKLVGNDIYRHLQNCEKCVVMAVTLGTEVDRRIKYYSKIDLTKSLVFDATATTAVEALCDRVEVVIKRIALNNGYNTTSRYSPGYGDLPIEIQPKILKLLDTSKHIGLTVTDSCILIPRKSVTAVIGIGEEVKSQLTSCENCRLYNNCLFVKEGDSCGYSKTTKQ, via the coding sequence ATGAAGAAGCCTCTTGATTACAGCATGATCAATAAAAAACATATAGATTTAGTGATTCATAAGAATGAAATCCTACGATATCTAGGATACAGTTCAAAAAATGTAGATGAAGTTACCAATAGTATCATAGATACTTGTACCCACGAAATTTTAGATTTGATCAAGACAAATTTTGTATATAATATATATGAAATCAAGAGAGGATGCAATGACATCTCTTTGCAGAACTCAAATCTGAAATTGGTGGGAAATGATATATATAGACATTTACAAAACTGTGAAAAGTGTGTTGTTATGGCAGTGACCTTGGGCACTGAAGTAGACCGAAGAATTAAATATTATAGTAAGATTGATTTGACAAAAAGCTTAGTCTTTGATGCCACGGCAACTACAGCTGTAGAAGCACTATGTGATAGGGTTGAGGTTGTAATAAAAAGGATTGCATTAAATAATGGATATAATACTACTTCAAGATATAGTCCTGGATATGGGGATTTACCTATTGAAATACAGCCCAAGATTTTAAAACTCCTAGATACATCAAAGCATATTGGACTTACGGTAACTGATAGCTGTATATTGATTCCAAGAAAATCTGTGACTGCGGTGATAGGAATTGGTGAAGAAGTAAAAAGTCAATTGACGAGCTGTGAAAACTGTAGATTATATAATAACTGTTTATTTGTAAAGGAAGGGGATAGCTGTGGATATTCAAAAACTACTAAGCAGTAA
- the metF gene encoding methylenetetrahydrofolate reductase [NAD(P)H], with product MLIKDKLKNKKPLISFEIFPPKENYPVETIYNTIDALNDLRPDFMSVTYGAGGSTKDTTVEIASFIKNKYNLSSLAHLTCLTSTEDEIDNTLNALKQNGVRNILALRGDYPQGMDSVYARNNQYKYAKDLISHIKRYDDFCVGAACYPEKHLECQSLEEDLLHLKEKVDCGVDFLITQLFFNNETFYDFKDKTDKLGINVPIVAGILPVLNKKQVERITSLTGCILPKKFLRILQKYEHKPEALKEAGIAYAIEQIIDLLSWGIDGIHVYTMNRPKTTRRILENIKTIRGVLTDEEAS from the coding sequence ATGTTAATTAAAGATAAATTGAAAAATAAAAAGCCACTTATTTCATTTGAAATATTTCCACCAAAGGAAAATTATCCTGTGGAAACCATCTACAATACAATAGATGCTTTAAATGACTTGAGACCGGATTTTATGAGCGTAACCTATGGAGCGGGAGGAAGTACAAAGGATACCACGGTAGAAATAGCATCTTTCATCAAAAATAAATATAATCTATCGTCCCTTGCACATCTCACCTGTCTAACATCTACAGAGGATGAGATAGATAATACTCTTAATGCTTTAAAACAAAATGGAGTTAGAAATATATTGGCACTTAGAGGGGATTACCCCCAAGGAATGGATTCAGTTTATGCAAGGAATAATCAGTATAAATATGCAAAGGATTTAATTTCCCATATTAAGAGATACGATGATTTTTGTGTGGGAGCAGCATGTTATCCTGAGAAGCATCTAGAATGCCAAAGCCTGGAGGAAGATTTGCTGCATTTAAAGGAAAAGGTAGATTGTGGTGTAGATTTTCTAATAACCCAATTATTTTTTAATAACGAAACATTTTATGATTTCAAGGATAAGACCGATAAATTAGGTATAAATGTACCTATTGTGGCAGGAATTTTACCAGTACTTAATAAAAAACAAGTGGAAAGAATTACTTCGTTAACGGGATGTATATTACCTAAGAAGTTTTTAAGAATATTACAAAAATATGAGCATAAGCCCGAGGCATTAAAGGAAGCTGGGATAGCCTATGCAATAGAGCAAATTATAGATCTTCTTTCATGGGGTATAGATGGAATCCATGTATATACAATGAACAGACCTAAAACAACTAGAAGAATATTAGAAAATATCAAGACCATAAGGGGAGTTCTCACCGATGAAGAAGCCTCTTGA